A DNA window from Methylobacterium sp. NMS14P contains the following coding sequences:
- a CDS encoding DUF3971 domain-containing protein → MADETTPACRPRGKARRVGGVCLASALALVLLVGAGVGLVALRLSNGPLQIDGLSRRVAAAVAERIGPGWSIGLRGSSLELDRENALSLRFSGLDIRNPQGDLVVRAPLALVSLDLWSLLRLNLQPRSIEFRATQTTALLHRDGSIAFAASEANHPVDVAPHTPPSVDGVRGTVSPLSAAIASIFGVVLDSGGVVGALDRARVTDARLRLIDEDGHERAVFARVNGLFGRDPVNGTRNFELRLDGPHGEWRFGGTLRDGADGQERSGVITLDDLPVTDLLLLSGQSGLPLTTDLKLSARADVSLTAGRIRTMNAKLHTGDGTFLIEEKDFNPVTVESLDASLDWDEANRVMSLTGLDYRGAGNAVHLTGTWKGSPPDASTAWTATLASRDATLRGATPQDAPVKIDALDAQLSGRDGGIAIDALTLSGPGVKGAITGTIGTSADDGGLTLHIAGHDGEVRTGLRLWPEHIAPPARTYLVDQLRRGRVESVDIKVKMSGSVLAAATRGDPAPDDAVHIDFHVSDAAIDVTADAPPVTKGNVVGVITGRSTTVRNVTAEVHGPDGRGLAISDGAFVIPQITPDRVVAQIGMRLSGGADGMASVLQAKLFKSVMSVDLDPATIKGSADLRVDFPLDLKHIPDLPDLPVTLTGSLADLSVDKVMGRDRLESGRFNLVYDRGAFTLKGDGRVAGAPMSVDLRQPKVGQPGEAVVTVSLDEAVRGRKGLPTAPQLTGTIPVRAVVQIGRPGSGKPPIRVEADLAKAGIDGLIPGLTKPPGKPGRLTFTLVDSGQTFDLRDFALDAAPASARGTVSITQEGGLERADLSSVKLSPGDDLRVSLDRTGGGYKVVVRGAVADARPFLKSLGAPDPKGGREARDANPKDIDADIQVPIVTGFNEEALTGANLKLSLHGKTLRAANITGRFRAAPFAATVTRGERGVPTLSVESADAGATLRFVDVYRRMYGGRLTAGIGLNDGPQSGVVQIRDFILRNEPALSSIMAQGPEPSEAETARGRRVAPGRGAGDVTFDRMRANFVRTGTRVDFTDAAISNAAMGFTLSGWLDTGRERTDMTGTFVPLYGLNNVASQLPLLGPLLGGGHNEGLFAVNFRVSGKLASPDVSVNPLSAIAPGFLRKLFSAGGGPFADGMPGVPQQ, encoded by the coding sequence ATGGCGGACGAGACAACGCCGGCATGCAGGCCTCGGGGGAAGGCGCGACGCGTCGGCGGCGTCTGCCTCGCGAGCGCCCTCGCGCTGGTGCTGCTCGTCGGCGCCGGTGTCGGCCTCGTGGCCCTGCGCCTGTCGAACGGGCCGCTGCAGATCGACGGCCTGTCGCGCCGCGTCGCCGCCGCCGTGGCCGAGCGGATCGGGCCCGGCTGGAGCATCGGGCTGCGCGGCAGCAGCCTGGAGCTCGACCGCGAGAACGCGCTGAGCCTGCGCTTCTCCGGCCTCGACATCCGCAACCCGCAGGGCGACCTCGTGGTGCGCGCGCCCCTGGCGCTCGTCAGCCTCGACCTCTGGAGTCTCCTGCGGCTGAACCTGCAGCCGCGCTCGATCGAGTTCCGCGCGACGCAGACCACCGCGCTGCTGCACCGGGACGGCTCCATCGCCTTCGCGGCCTCGGAGGCCAACCACCCGGTCGACGTCGCGCCGCACACGCCGCCGAGCGTGGACGGGGTGCGCGGCACCGTCTCGCCGCTCTCGGCCGCGATCGCGTCGATCTTCGGGGTCGTCCTCGACTCGGGCGGCGTGGTCGGCGCCCTCGACCGCGCCCGCGTCACCGACGCGCGGCTGCGGCTGATCGACGAGGACGGCCACGAGCGCGCGGTCTTCGCGCGGGTCAACGGCCTGTTCGGGCGCGATCCGGTCAACGGGACCCGGAACTTCGAATTGCGGCTCGACGGGCCGCACGGCGAGTGGCGCTTCGGCGGCACGCTGCGCGACGGCGCGGACGGGCAGGAGCGCTCGGGCGTCATCACCCTCGACGACCTGCCGGTCACCGATCTCCTGCTGCTCTCCGGCCAGTCCGGCCTGCCGCTGACCACCGACCTGAAGCTCTCGGCCCGCGCCGACGTCAGCCTGACGGCCGGCCGCATCCGGACCATGAACGCCAAGCTCCACACCGGCGACGGCACGTTCCTGATCGAGGAGAAGGACTTCAACCCGGTCACGGTCGAGAGCCTCGACGCCTCCCTGGACTGGGACGAGGCCAACCGGGTGATGTCGCTCACCGGCCTGGACTATCGCGGGGCCGGCAACGCCGTGCACCTCACGGGGACGTGGAAGGGCAGCCCGCCCGACGCGAGCACGGCCTGGACCGCGACGCTGGCGAGCCGCGACGCCACCCTGCGCGGGGCGACCCCGCAGGACGCGCCGGTGAAGATCGACGCCCTCGACGCGCAGCTCTCGGGCCGGGACGGCGGCATCGCCATCGACGCGCTGACCCTGTCGGGTCCCGGCGTGAAGGGCGCGATCACCGGCACGATCGGCACCAGCGCCGACGACGGCGGCCTGACGCTCCATATCGCCGGCCACGACGGCGAGGTCCGCACCGGGCTGCGGCTCTGGCCGGAGCACATCGCGCCGCCGGCCCGCACCTACCTGGTGGACCAGCTCCGCCGCGGCCGGGTCGAGTCCGTCGACATCAAGGTGAAGATGTCCGGCTCGGTCCTGGCCGCCGCGACCCGGGGCGACCCGGCCCCGGACGACGCCGTCCATATCGACTTCCACGTCTCGGACGCGGCCATCGACGTCACCGCCGACGCGCCGCCGGTGACCAAGGGCAACGTCGTCGGCGTGATCACCGGGCGCTCGACCACGGTGCGCAACGTGACCGCCGAGGTCCACGGGCCGGACGGGCGCGGGCTCGCCATCTCGGACGGCGCCTTCGTCATCCCGCAGATCACCCCGGACCGGGTCGTGGCGCAGATCGGGATGCGGCTCTCCGGCGGCGCCGACGGCATGGCCTCCGTGCTCCAGGCCAAGCTGTTCAAGAGCGTGATGAGCGTCGACCTCGACCCCGCCACGATCAAGGGCAGCGCCGATCTGCGGGTCGACTTCCCCCTCGACCTCAAGCACATCCCCGACCTGCCGGACCTGCCGGTGACGCTGACCGGCTCGCTGGCCGACCTCTCGGTCGACAAGGTGATGGGCCGGGACCGGCTCGAGTCGGGCCGGTTCAACCTCGTCTACGATCGGGGCGCCTTCACGCTGAAGGGCGACGGCCGGGTCGCGGGCGCGCCGATGTCGGTCGACCTGCGCCAGCCGAAGGTCGGGCAGCCCGGCGAGGCGGTGGTCACCGTGTCGCTCGACGAGGCGGTCCGCGGCCGCAAGGGCCTGCCGACCGCGCCGCAGCTCACCGGCACCATCCCGGTCCGCGCGGTGGTGCAGATCGGCCGGCCGGGGTCCGGCAAGCCGCCGATCCGGGTCGAGGCGGACCTGGCGAAGGCCGGGATCGATGGGCTGATCCCGGGGCTGACCAAGCCCCCGGGCAAGCCGGGCCGGCTCACCTTCACCCTCGTCGACAGCGGCCAGACCTTCGACCTGCGCGACTTCGCCCTCGACGCGGCCCCGGCGAGCGCCCGCGGCACCGTCTCGATCACCCAGGAGGGCGGCCTGGAGCGGGCGGACCTGAGCAGCGTCAAGCTCTCCCCCGGCGACGACCTGCGCGTGAGCCTCGACCGGACCGGCGGCGGCTACAAGGTCGTGGTCCGGGGCGCGGTGGCCGATGCCCGGCCGTTCCTGAAATCGCTGGGCGCCCCCGACCCGAAGGGCGGCCGGGAGGCGCGGGACGCGAATCCGAAGGATATCGACGCCGACATCCAGGTGCCCATCGTCACCGGCTTCAACGAGGAGGCGCTGACCGGCGCCAACCTGAAGCTATCCCTGCACGGGAAGACCCTGCGCGCCGCCAACATCACCGGGCGCTTCCGCGCCGCCCCCTTCGCCGCCACGGTGACCCGCGGCGAGCGCGGCGTGCCGACCCTGTCGGTGGAATCGGCCGATGCCGGCGCGACGCTGCGGTTCGTCGACGTGTACCGGCGGATGTATGGCGGCCGGCTCACGGCCGGGATCGGCCTCAACGACGGCCCGCAATCCGGCGTCGTGCAGATCCGCGACTTCATCCTGCGCAACGAGCCCGCGCTGTCGAGCATCATGGCGCAGGGCCCGGAGCCGTCCGAGGCGGAGACAGCCCGCGGCCGCCGGGTCGCCCCGGGCCGGGGGGCGGGCGACGTCACCTTCGACCGCATGCGCGCCAATTTCGTGCGCACCGGCACCCGCGTCGACTTCACCGACGCGGCGATCTCGAATGCCGCCATGGGCTTCACCCTGTCGGGCTGGCTCGATACCGGCCGCGAGCGCACCGACATGACCGGCACCTTCGTGCCGCTCTACGGCCTGAACAACGTGGCCTCGCAGCTGCCGCTGCTCGGGCCGCTGCTGGGCGGCGGCCACAACGAGGGCCTGTTCGCGGTCAATTTCCGCGTCTCCGGCAAGCTCGCCTCGCCCGACGTGAGCGTGAACCCGCTCTCGGCGATCGCCCCGGGCTTCCTGCGCAAGCTGTTCAGCGCCGGCGGCGGCCCCTTCGCGGACGGGATGCCGGGCGTGCCGCAGCAATAG
- a CDS encoding peroxiredoxin produces the protein MPLSEGDPAPDFDLPASGGGRVGLSALRGHKVVLYFYPKDDTSGCTLEAQDFNGLLPAFAEADAKVVGLSPDSVKSHDKFCGKYRLTFPLAADEDKTVLEAYGVWVEKSMYGRKYMGVERTTVLVDREGRVARIWPKVKVPGHAEAVLAAARALP, from the coding sequence ATGCCGCTGTCAGAGGGGGATCCCGCCCCCGATTTCGACCTTCCCGCCTCGGGCGGAGGGCGTGTCGGACTGTCCGCGCTCCGCGGTCACAAAGTCGTGCTCTACTTCTACCCGAAGGACGACACGAGCGGATGCACGCTGGAGGCGCAGGACTTCAACGGTCTGCTGCCGGCCTTCGCGGAGGCGGACGCCAAGGTCGTCGGCCTGTCGCCGGACTCGGTGAAGAGCCACGACAAGTTCTGCGGCAAGTACAGGCTGACCTTCCCGCTCGCCGCCGACGAGGACAAGACTGTCCTCGAGGCCTACGGCGTCTGGGTCGAGAAGAGCATGTACGGGCGCAAGTACATGGGCGTGGAGCGGACCACCGTGCTGGTCGACCGGGAGGGGCGCGTCGCCAGGATCTGGCCGAAGGTGAAGGTGCCCGGCCACGCCGAGGCCGTCCTGGCGGCCGCGCGCGCGCTGCCCTGA
- a CDS encoding M23 family metallopeptidase, which yields MQPPKFPARLRPHRPAPWLAAGLALALAWALGASYLIVFHDDVLAGFVARQAALRDAYEARIGELQDRLDRDRSDRAGSEAGLADRVAAALERQAELERRTAALADLERQALPEPSTTGALPGRPGAAPGGSYDDLFLRPTEGAAPAPRSARDPLPRRGAREAETGLIRLEARLDGLQAAQGERLAGLAARAGDAVRRLRGLIGRTGLDPDRLDLDRTGAAVPAAGLGGPFVPLDGRALDGTGFAEGLALARRTLDDGERLRRLAATLPLARPIRGGATVSSPFGTRLDPFTRGLALHTGLDLKAEYGEPARATAPGRVIAAEAAGGYGNMVEIDHGHGVTTRFGHLARIAVRPGQRVAAGDAVGAVGSTGRSTGAHLHYETRIDGEPVDPQRFLEAGATVAAAGLGAD from the coding sequence ATGCAGCCTCCGAAGTTCCCCGCGCGTCTCCGGCCGCACCGGCCGGCCCCCTGGCTCGCCGCCGGCCTCGCCCTGGCGCTGGCCTGGGCGCTCGGGGCCTCCTACCTGATCGTCTTCCACGACGACGTGCTCGCTGGGTTCGTGGCCCGGCAGGCCGCCCTGCGCGACGCCTACGAGGCGCGCATCGGCGAGCTTCAGGACCGCCTCGACCGCGACCGGAGCGACCGGGCGGGGAGCGAGGCGGGGCTGGCCGACCGGGTCGCGGCCGCCCTGGAGCGCCAGGCCGAGCTGGAGCGGCGCACGGCCGCCCTCGCCGACCTGGAGCGGCAGGCCCTGCCCGAGCCGTCCACGACCGGCGCCCTGCCCGGGCGGCCCGGCGCTGCGCCGGGTGGGAGCTACGACGATCTCTTCCTGCGTCCGACCGAGGGTGCGGCTCCGGCGCCGCGCTCCGCCCGCGATCCCCTGCCCCGCCGCGGCGCGCGCGAGGCCGAGACCGGCCTGATCCGGCTGGAGGCCCGGCTCGACGGCCTGCAGGCGGCCCAGGGCGAGCGCCTCGCCGGGCTGGCCGCCCGGGCCGGGGACGCGGTGCGGCGGCTGCGCGGCCTGATCGGCCGCACCGGTCTCGACCCCGACCGCCTCGATCTCGACCGCACCGGCGCGGCCGTGCCGGCCGCCGGGCTGGGCGGACCATTCGTGCCCCTCGACGGCCGCGCCCTGGACGGCACCGGTTTCGCGGAGGGCCTCGCCCTGGCCCGGCGCACGCTCGACGACGGCGAGCGCCTGCGCCGGCTCGCCGCCACCCTGCCCCTGGCCCGCCCGATCCGGGGGGGCGCGACCGTGTCGAGCCCGTTCGGCACGCGCCTCGACCCCTTCACCCGCGGCCTCGCCCTCCATACCGGGCTGGACCTGAAGGCGGAGTACGGCGAGCCCGCCCGCGCCACCGCGCCGGGCCGGGTGATCGCCGCCGAGGCCGCGGGCGGCTACGGCAACATGGTCGAGATCGACCACGGCCACGGCGTCACCACGCGGTTCGGCCACCTCGCCCGCATCGCGGTCCGCCCCGGGCAGCGCGTGGCCGCGGGCGACGCGGTCGGCGCCGTCGGCTCCACGGGGCGCTCCACCGGGGCGCATCTCCACTACGAGACCCGCATCGACGGCGAGCCGGTGGATCCGCAGCGCTTCCTGGAGGCCGGCGCCACCGTCGCGGCGGCCGGGCTCGGCGCCGACTGA
- a CDS encoding Uma2 family endonuclease, which translates to MALAAKRDARMDVSEFRLWVEGRPAHERWELLDGEPVLMAPPRERHQRIVMNLAGRLDALAEPRGCRAMPGLAILSAAMDDFAPIPDVVVRCGPPLPEGYAADPLLVAEVLSPSTMSLDRGRKIDFYRTVPRLAVLLIVYFDEARVEVWRREGDDWSVAALGLDGTVSLPELDGAVPVRDLYRGLAF; encoded by the coding sequence ATGGCTCTGGCCGCGAAGCGCGACGCGCGGATGGATGTGTCCGAGTTCAGGCTCTGGGTGGAGGGCCGGCCCGCGCACGAGCGCTGGGAGCTGCTCGACGGCGAGCCCGTGCTCATGGCGCCGCCGCGGGAGCGGCATCAGCGAATTGTCATGAACCTGGCGGGACGACTCGACGCCCTGGCGGAGCCGCGAGGCTGCCGCGCCATGCCGGGTCTGGCGATCCTCAGCGCCGCGATGGACGATTTCGCCCCGATCCCCGACGTGGTGGTGCGGTGCGGGCCGCCGCTGCCGGAGGGCTACGCCGCCGACCCGCTCCTCGTCGCCGAAGTGCTCTCGCCCTCGACCATGAGCCTCGACCGCGGCCGGAAGATCGACTTCTACCGGACCGTGCCGCGCCTCGCGGTCCTGCTGATCGTCTATTTCGACGAGGCGCGGGTCGAGGTCTGGCGGCGCGAAGGCGACGACTGGAGCGTCGCGGCCCTCGGGCTCGACGGCACCGTGTCGCTGCCGGAGCTCGACGGCGCCGTGCCGGTGCGCGACCTCTACCGCGGTCTCGCCTTCTGA
- a CDS encoding DUF1206 domain-containing protein, producing MRTLPGGRNAIERIARFGYGARGVVYIVVGALALLAALGHGGRAGDSKDALRAVMAGPFGAAVVGLIALGLAGFALWRLVEGITDADRRGTSAKGLAVRGAHLISAGLYLGLAASAASLSLGLGMSGGDGVHDGTAWLLSKPFGRWLVALVGLAIVAGGFGFLGKAWRGDVTDRLALDARARDRWAGPIGRFGYAARGLAFLIIGGFLVAAAWHQRSSDAKGLAEAFALLRAQPYGWILLGLVAAGHAAFGAFGLIQARYRHIDAPDIDRVDDAAGAAARALG from the coding sequence ATGAGGACCCTTCCCGGCGGCCGCAACGCGATCGAGCGCATCGCCCGCTTCGGCTACGGCGCCCGCGGCGTGGTCTACATCGTGGTCGGCGCCCTGGCCCTGCTGGCGGCGCTCGGGCATGGCGGCCGGGCCGGCGACAGCAAGGACGCGCTCCGCGCCGTTATGGCCGGGCCGTTCGGCGCGGCCGTCGTCGGCCTGATCGCCCTCGGTCTCGCCGGATTCGCCCTCTGGCGCCTCGTCGAAGGGATCACCGACGCCGACCGGCGGGGCACCTCCGCCAAGGGCCTCGCGGTGCGCGGCGCCCACCTGATCAGCGCCGGGCTCTATCTCGGTCTCGCCGCCAGCGCGGCCTCGCTCAGCCTCGGCCTGGGCATGAGCGGCGGCGACGGCGTGCATGACGGCACCGCGTGGCTCCTGAGCAAGCCTTTCGGCCGCTGGCTCGTGGCCCTCGTCGGCCTCGCGATCGTGGCGGGCGGCTTCGGCTTCCTCGGCAAGGCGTGGCGCGGGGACGTCACCGACCGGCTCGCCCTCGACGCCCGGGCCCGGGACCGCTGGGCCGGCCCGATCGGCCGCTTCGGCTACGCGGCGCGGGGTCTCGCCTTCCTGATCATCGGCGGGTTCCTCGTGGCGGCGGCGTGGCACCAGCGCTCCTCGGATGCCAAGGGTCTGGCCGAGGCCTTCGCGCTGCTGCGCGCCCAGCCCTACGGCTGGATCCTCCTCGGGCTCGTGGCGGCCGGCCACGCCGCCTTCGGGGCCTTCGGGCTGATCCAGGCCCGCTACCGGCACATCGACGCCCCCGACATCGACCGGGTGGACGACGCGGCCGGTGCGGCGGCCCGGGCGCTGGGCTGA
- a CDS encoding SDR family NAD(P)-dependent oxidoreductase yields MQQRLYKTAVMVTHDLAATAAAVVLTFLFRFQGGMLAERLHALPLLLPPFLVLAGLVYGRFRLYRTKWRFASLQDLAGIVRAASVLALALLVIDWVLVSSDLYGFYFFGKIAILLYWVLQIFFLGGTRLAFRYLKDTRSRQSSARAATVPTLLLGRGADMDVLIRAIEAGSVRKLAPRGILSPRADERGQFMRGVPVLGGFPDLERVVADLAARGEPVRRLVAAPSALVPEAAPDDLIARARRLGLPLARVVGLGEGVQGPELAPLEIEDLLLRPTVAIDRPRLEAFLAGRRVVVTGGGGSIGSEICLRAVAFGAAAVLVLESSEPALHGILSHPAILAAETAVTGVLADIRDRERTHAVIAAFRPDYVLHAAALKQVPFLERDWQEGIKTNVFGSINVAEAAVAAGARALVMISTDKAIEPVSQLGVTKRFAEMVAQALDAAQSARPDQPTRLIAVRFGNVLGSVGSVVPVFKAQIARGGPVTVTHPDMVRYFMTVREACDLVLTAASHADGEARSGAERAAVYVLKMGQPVRIADLAERMIRLAGFEPGTEIEIAYTGARPGERLNEILFAREEPRIALPGIDGVMAARPVFADRGQLAAWVARLRDAVAAGDRAAAEAVFEAAIPHFRERAVLRPGPPQQAAEPVGDPPRADAAPVALG; encoded by the coding sequence ATGCAGCAGCGCCTCTACAAGACCGCGGTGATGGTGACCCACGACCTCGCGGCGACCGCTGCCGCCGTGGTGCTCACCTTCCTGTTCCGCTTCCAGGGCGGCATGCTGGCCGAGCGCCTGCACGCCCTGCCCCTGCTGCTGCCGCCGTTCCTCGTCCTCGCCGGCCTCGTTTACGGCCGCTTCCGGCTCTACCGGACCAAGTGGCGCTTCGCCTCATTGCAGGACCTCGCCGGCATCGTCCGGGCGGCCAGCGTCCTGGCCCTGGCGCTCCTGGTGATCGACTGGGTGCTGGTCTCGTCCGACCTCTACGGCTTCTACTTCTTCGGCAAGATCGCGATCCTGCTCTACTGGGTCCTGCAGATCTTCTTCCTGGGCGGCACGCGTCTCGCGTTCCGCTACCTCAAGGACACCCGCTCCCGGCAGTCGAGCGCGCGGGCCGCCACCGTCCCGACCCTGCTCCTCGGGCGCGGCGCCGACATGGACGTGCTGATCCGGGCGATCGAGGCGGGCTCGGTGCGCAAGCTCGCGCCGCGGGGCATCCTGTCGCCCCGGGCGGACGAGCGCGGCCAGTTCATGCGCGGCGTGCCGGTGCTCGGCGGCTTCCCGGATCTCGAGCGCGTGGTCGCCGACCTCGCCGCCCGCGGCGAGCCGGTGCGGCGGCTCGTGGCCGCCCCGAGCGCCCTCGTGCCGGAGGCGGCGCCGGACGACCTGATCGCCCGCGCCCGGCGCCTCGGCCTGCCCCTGGCCCGGGTCGTCGGCCTCGGCGAGGGCGTGCAGGGGCCGGAACTGGCGCCGCTGGAGATCGAGGACCTGCTGCTGCGGCCGACCGTCGCCATCGACCGGCCGCGCCTGGAGGCGTTCCTGGCCGGCCGCCGGGTCGTGGTGACCGGCGGCGGCGGGTCGATCGGCTCGGAGATCTGCCTGCGGGCCGTGGCCTTCGGGGCCGCCGCCGTGCTGGTGCTCGAATCCTCCGAGCCGGCGCTCCACGGCATCCTCAGCCATCCCGCGATCCTGGCCGCCGAGACCGCCGTGACGGGGGTGCTGGCCGATATCCGCGACCGGGAGCGCACGCACGCGGTGATCGCGGCGTTCCGGCCCGACTACGTGCTCCACGCCGCCGCGCTGAAGCAGGTGCCCTTCCTGGAGCGGGACTGGCAGGAGGGCATCAAGACCAACGTGTTCGGCTCGATCAACGTCGCCGAGGCGGCGGTGGCGGCGGGCGCGCGGGCGCTCGTGATGATCTCCACCGACAAGGCGATCGAGCCGGTCTCGCAGCTCGGCGTCACTAAGCGCTTCGCCGAGATGGTCGCCCAGGCCCTCGACGCCGCGCAGTCGGCGCGGCCGGACCAACCGACCCGGCTGATCGCCGTGCGCTTCGGCAACGTGCTGGGCTCCGTGGGCTCCGTGGTGCCGGTGTTCAAGGCGCAGATCGCCCGGGGCGGACCGGTCACCGTCACCCACCCGGACATGGTCCGCTACTTCATGACCGTGCGGGAGGCCTGCGACCTCGTGCTGACGGCGGCCTCGCACGCCGACGGCGAGGCCCGGTCGGGCGCGGAGCGCGCCGCGGTCTACGTGCTCAAGATGGGGCAGCCGGTGCGGATCGCTGACCTCGCCGAGCGGATGATCCGGCTGGCCGGCTTCGAGCCCGGCACCGAGATCGAGATCGCCTATACCGGCGCCCGGCCCGGCGAGCGGCTCAACGAGATCCTGTTCGCCCGCGAGGAGCCCCGGATCGCCCTGCCGGGCATCGACGGGGTGATGGCGGCGCGGCCGGTCTTCGCCGACAGGGGCCAGCTCGCCGCCTGGGTGGCGCGGCTGCGCGACGCCGTGGCGGCCGGCGACCGGGCGGCCGCCGAGGCCGTGTTCGAGGCGGCCATCCCGCATTTCCGCGAGCGCGCCGTCCTCCGTCCCGGGCCGCCCCAGCAAGCCGCGGAGCCGGTCGGCGACCCGCCGCGCGCCGACGCCGCGCCCGTCGCGCTCGGCTGA